A region from the Bacillus sp. (in: firmicutes) genome encodes:
- a CDS encoding N-acetylglucosaminidase, giving the protein MVNVLLETDQYYEVEFAGITGFILKEEVEATENTSTESQDNQSNEMTDATTAETEETTSDSVNKTNETEKVTDESVTVESAPVTFASTDKYFRVNVENVVVYDNSTGKLVPVGVLYEGQVYERIKDLGNWHQIRFGNGYGYVYEPSTVPAEKSEVPNLNNAPNGERTFVSSTAVNVFDNSTGSLVKFATIQPGVSYPIVGVAGNWYKVNVSGRLGYVYSGSVQLNYLSSDRYFTPLIDQLGIYDNSSGKLVKVAELVKGEAYPFRKISGNWLEVYFGNKIGYVYKGNTEPTTRVPTQTTSTGSELLTTIVETGVYDNSTGKLVKFVTLPKGVTLTYISKMGNWYRVNIAGRVGYLHDSAIKRPFKSTDRYFEVYEDNVYVYDNSAGYLKKVALLEKGQTYERVRDIGNWHQIEFGDGHGYVWKESTKPSSASKVANLDTLNLQNKDISFLVKEEVKVYDNTGGKLVPFATLLTNTYYPVLADGGSWWKVSLGNRIGYVYKGHVIAGPIITYTKYDVTLEQMVDIQMTKNPQTDLYRNNPAYVHKNYINLNGTSFPTTGVVTASVLNVREGAGTNYWIVGQLKQGQTVQVLAQKGDWLQIKFTTWRNAKPEDVKRYLDPYNYVKGSAEYFQFLVLSQNAGISADELNEKVLINKGILSGKGQAFVEASLKHSINEMYLISHALLETGNGTSTLANGVLVTSVDGKPVEPKVVYNMYGIGAYDSCALKCGAETAYKNGWFTPEAAIIGGAEFIAKSYINNPNYQQNTLYKMRWNPANPGVHQYATDIGWAVKQVFNIKKLYDLIDHYILYFDIPVYKS; this is encoded by the coding sequence ATGGTGAACGTTCTTTTAGAAACCGACCAATATTATGAAGTAGAATTCGCAGGAATTACCGGTTTCATTTTGAAGGAAGAAGTCGAAGCAACTGAAAATACTTCCACAGAATCACAGGATAATCAATCAAATGAAATGACGGATGCGACAACAGCGGAAACTGAAGAAACCACAAGTGATTCGGTAAATAAGACGAACGAGACCGAAAAAGTAACCGATGAATCGGTAACAGTTGAGTCAGCACCTGTCACCTTCGCTTCGACCGACAAATACTTCCGCGTAAACGTCGAAAATGTCGTTGTATATGACAATAGTACAGGGAAGCTCGTTCCAGTCGGAGTATTATATGAAGGACAGGTTTACGAGCGGATCAAAGACCTTGGTAACTGGCATCAAATCCGATTTGGTAACGGATATGGATACGTCTACGAACCTTCTACTGTACCTGCAGAAAAAAGTGAAGTCCCTAATTTAAACAATGCACCAAATGGGGAGCGAACATTTGTCTCCTCAACAGCGGTTAACGTTTTTGATAACTCCACAGGATCGCTTGTTAAATTTGCAACCATTCAACCAGGTGTGTCGTATCCGATTGTTGGAGTTGCAGGTAATTGGTACAAGGTAAATGTATCTGGTCGGTTAGGATATGTTTATTCTGGTAGTGTCCAGCTCAACTACTTGAGTAGTGACCGTTATTTTACTCCTTTAATTGATCAATTAGGAATTTACGATAATTCATCGGGCAAGCTCGTCAAAGTCGCCGAACTTGTAAAAGGTGAAGCATATCCGTTCCGTAAAATTTCTGGAAACTGGTTAGAAGTCTATTTCGGGAACAAAATCGGGTATGTTTACAAAGGCAATACAGAACCAACAACAAGAGTCCCAACTCAAACAACTTCGACAGGTAGTGAGCTGTTGACTACTATTGTTGAAACAGGTGTGTACGACAATTCAACAGGGAAGCTCGTCAAATTTGTCACACTTCCAAAAGGTGTTACACTTACCTATATTTCAAAAATGGGTAATTGGTATCGCGTAAACATCGCGGGCCGAGTAGGTTATCTTCATGATTCAGCTATTAAACGACCATTCAAATCGACTGATCGTTATTTTGAAGTGTATGAAGACAACGTTTATGTCTACGATAATAGCGCGGGATATTTAAAGAAAGTCGCACTACTTGAAAAAGGACAAACGTATGAACGTGTGAGAGATATTGGCAACTGGCACCAAATCGAGTTCGGGGATGGTCACGGTTATGTATGGAAAGAGTCCACGAAGCCATCAAGTGCGTCGAAAGTTGCCAATTTAGACACATTAAATCTCCAAAATAAAGACATTAGTTTCCTTGTAAAAGAAGAGGTTAAAGTCTACGACAATACAGGCGGAAAACTCGTTCCATTTGCTACATTACTGACCAATACCTATTACCCAGTATTAGCAGATGGCGGATCTTGGTGGAAAGTCTCATTAGGCAATCGAATTGGATATGTCTATAAAGGACATGTCATTGCCGGTCCAATTATTACGTATACAAAATATGATGTAACCTTAGAACAAATGGTCGATATCCAAATGACGAAAAATCCACAAACGGATTTATATCGAAACAACCCTGCCTATGTACATAAAAATTATATAAACCTAAACGGTACATCTTTCCCAACAACAGGCGTCGTTACAGCCTCTGTGCTAAACGTTCGTGAAGGAGCTGGAACGAACTATTGGATTGTTGGCCAACTTAAACAAGGTCAAACGGTTCAAGTTTTAGCCCAAAAAGGGGACTGGCTCCAAATCAAATTTACAACATGGCGAAATGCGAAACCTGAAGATGTAAAGCGTTATTTAGACCCATACAATTATGTCAAAGGCAGTGCAGAATATTTCCAATTCCTTGTGTTGTCCCAAAATGCAGGCATTAGCGCTGACGAGTTAAACGAAAAAGTGTTAATTAACAAAGGGATTTTATCCGGAAAAGGTCAAGCCTTTGTCGAAGCAAGCCTAAAGCATAGCATTAACGAAATGTATTTAATCTCCCATGCCTTACTAGAAACGGGTAACGGCACATCGACATTGGCAAACGGCGTGTTAGTCACTTCCGTCGATGGTAAACCGGTCGAACCGAAAGTTGTTTACAACATGTACGGTATTGGTGCGTATGATTCATGCGCGCTAAAATGTGGAGCAGAAACCGCGTATAAAAACGGTTGGTTTACTCCTGAAGCAGCCATTATCGGCGGGGCTGAATTTATTGCCAAGTCTTATATTAACAATCCAAATTATCAACAAAATACGTTATACAAAATGAGATGGAACCCAGCGAATCCAGGCGTACACCAATACGCAACGGATATCGGTTGGGCAGTAAAACAAGTATTTAATATTAAAAAGCTTTACGACTTAATTGATCATTACATTTTGTACTTTGATATCCCGGTGTACAAATCATAG
- a CDS encoding glycosyltransferase family 39 protein, with translation MRGVTVNVSLIKRHSLFLVLLLMYIIVNSWFLMKHPGSIFNQPERFGEAISTYGSRDASLYAKMAWQLINEGIYGYNSEEPNAYVTPGQPYYLVAIFKVAEWMQTNHVMLARLSNMILNILTVVLIYTISIKLFKKQTIGLVASLLYCTHIAPYHYFRTTLTETPSIFLFLLSIWIFLMALETGKYRYHVLFGIVASIMLMFRPTPAPILLLAWAIVLLRQGFREGVKIGFIWTIGPLVIMLPWVIRNILLFDHMYLFSSHSGDPLLAGTNPFHMEDYPTIVQTARDLGVSFQEHGWTRIKQGFQENFPLYFAWFTVGKTIWLFIDPTGIPDGLGPYQETFPEFLSTFFIYQNAFLAIFGLLFAYLFRKHKPFMALSLVVLIYIVFSNIFLTIPRYGLIIMPILAIITGYGLSFLIEQITGKVKKWAK, from the coding sequence ATGAGAGGTGTGACTGTGAACGTATCACTGATAAAGCGTCATTCGTTGTTTTTAGTTCTACTTCTTATGTATATCATCGTGAATAGCTGGTTTCTTATGAAGCACCCTGGCTCAATATTTAACCAGCCCGAACGGTTCGGTGAGGCCATATCTACATATGGTTCCCGCGACGCTTCCCTTTATGCGAAAATGGCATGGCAACTAATAAACGAAGGAATTTACGGATATAACTCCGAAGAGCCGAATGCCTACGTAACTCCTGGTCAACCGTATTATTTAGTGGCGATTTTTAAAGTAGCTGAATGGATGCAGACAAACCATGTCATGTTAGCTCGCTTGTCCAATATGATTCTTAATATTTTAACGGTCGTGCTTATTTATACGATTTCAATAAAATTGTTTAAAAAGCAAACGATTGGTTTAGTGGCATCTCTTCTTTATTGTACGCACATTGCCCCGTACCATTATTTTCGGACAACGCTAACGGAAACGCCGTCGATTTTCCTGTTTTTACTTTCGATTTGGATCTTTTTAATGGCTCTTGAAACAGGCAAGTATCGTTATCATGTGCTATTCGGAATTGTTGCGTCCATTATGCTCATGTTCCGGCCGACTCCGGCGCCGATATTGCTGCTGGCGTGGGCGATTGTCTTATTGCGTCAAGGGTTTAGGGAAGGCGTGAAAATTGGCTTTATTTGGACGATTGGTCCGCTAGTTATTATGCTTCCTTGGGTGATTCGAAACATCTTATTGTTTGACCATATGTATTTATTTTCGTCACATTCAGGGGATCCGCTGCTAGCAGGGACGAATCCGTTTCATATGGAGGATTACCCAACGATTGTACAAACGGCTCGTGATTTAGGGGTAAGCTTTCAAGAACATGGATGGACGCGCATCAAACAAGGCTTCCAAGAAAACTTCCCATTATATTTCGCGTGGTTTACAGTTGGAAAAACGATTTGGTTATTTATTGATCCAACTGGAATTCCTGATGGGCTCGGACCCTATCAAGAGACGTTTCCAGAATTTTTATCAACCTTCTTTATTTACCAAAATGCGTTTTTAGCTATTTTTGGATTATTGTTTGCCTATTTATTCCGTAAGCATAAACCGTTCATGGCGTTATCCCTAGTCGTTCTCATCTACATCGTATTTTCTAATATATTTTTAACGATTCCGCGATACGGCTTAATTATCATGCCGATTCTTGCCATTATTACGGGGTACGGCTTATCGTTCTTGATTGAACAAATAACTGGAAAAGTCAAGAAATGGGCAAAATAA
- a CDS encoding S8 family serine peptidase encodes MLRWTFGFLFPIIFLFFYPSNEVFASTQEWIFYFDSEEAAETFQIQHPNIKTERHKHMLKVWANDQDIEAWHHLHPNIVQIEPNFIKSIVSSIPNDPLNNQQWALVAIQSHAVFKQYPQQENKLWEQTITYDETSFSYTGQSFFANEFEIDIPNEQLSRLSVTLSRVEHNWELSVYDENGQLLAQNEGGLPTLDVLLPKKRYSKLTVTITLKDHWKTHPVIERLIGVDHVTVAVVDTGANEHVDFCDNILFSLGKDFREGMTYPYDTNGHGTHVTGILGACSNNGIGMTSVVGQAPIDIIPLKALDKNGLGGDFEISQAVEDALSLNVDVINLSLAGKGKTVMLEQSIAKAFQQNVMVVAAAGNLGKSTELFYPASYPYVITVAGVDTTLKRASFSNFGWEVDISAPATDILSTYGENEYRRLNGTSMATPMVSGLAALIKYEYPDEDIVRWRSRLFLGSLDIGNRGFDKETGHGFIQMTTPFESITPNKLEWLTLYNQQMGQKGNYLLTVSPSLMGESLHIALNGEPYIDFKIDNTMLSIPISFEGTNPIFRVLSVVVEDQTLIHTNQTFVQNLSPSTETFSDVPSSFWAYQEIKGAYTHGFINGYNDGTFRPNASIKRRHAAMMMSRLLQWDGTVPYESPFVDLSVALDEATLSILHASQRNVLKGYSNGYFHPDRSLLRSQMALILARALNLADTLIDVNQPYPFQDIKESDEFYIAVQNLAARGIITKQDYFRPYEPMTRAQFAAMVERTYQYLNKK; translated from the coding sequence ATGTTACGCTGGACTTTTGGATTTTTATTCCCTATTATTTTCCTATTCTTTTATCCTAGCAACGAAGTATTCGCTTCCACTCAAGAGTGGATTTTTTATTTTGATTCAGAAGAAGCAGCGGAAACGTTTCAAATTCAGCATCCGAACATAAAAACAGAGCGTCATAAACATATGCTTAAAGTATGGGCGAACGATCAAGACATTGAAGCATGGCACCATTTACATCCAAACATTGTCCAGATAGAACCGAACTTTATTAAATCCATAGTTTCCTCTATTCCAAATGACCCACTAAACAATCAACAATGGGCATTAGTCGCCATTCAATCCCATGCTGTATTTAAACAGTATCCACAACAAGAAAACAAGCTGTGGGAGCAAACGATTACATACGACGAAACATCTTTTTCTTATACGGGGCAATCGTTTTTTGCGAACGAATTTGAGATTGACATACCAAACGAACAACTTTCTCGTCTGTCTGTTACGTTATCCCGTGTTGAACATAACTGGGAACTTTCTGTGTACGACGAGAATGGTCAGCTTCTTGCCCAAAATGAAGGAGGTCTTCCTACCCTTGATGTCCTTCTTCCTAAAAAACGCTATTCGAAACTTACCGTCACCATTACGTTAAAAGATCATTGGAAGACACACCCTGTGATTGAAAGGCTAATCGGCGTGGACCACGTCACCGTTGCCGTTGTTGATACCGGAGCGAACGAACACGTCGATTTTTGTGACAACATTCTTTTCAGTCTCGGAAAAGATTTTCGTGAAGGCATGACCTATCCATACGACACGAATGGTCACGGAACCCATGTCACAGGGATTTTAGGAGCATGTTCGAATAATGGAATTGGCATGACAAGTGTCGTCGGCCAGGCACCAATCGATATCATTCCGTTAAAAGCGTTGGATAAGAACGGATTAGGTGGAGACTTTGAAATCAGTCAAGCCGTAGAAGACGCACTATCCTTAAATGTCGATGTCATCAATTTAAGCTTAGCGGGAAAAGGGAAAACCGTCATGCTCGAGCAATCTATTGCGAAAGCCTTTCAGCAAAATGTGATGGTCGTTGCAGCGGCTGGAAACTTAGGAAAGTCGACGGAACTTTTTTATCCTGCATCTTATCCATATGTGATTACAGTTGCTGGTGTTGATACTACATTGAAACGCGCTTCTTTTTCTAATTTCGGCTGGGAAGTCGATATCAGTGCGCCGGCTACTGATATTTTAAGTACATACGGAGAAAATGAATATAGACGATTAAACGGGACATCCATGGCTACGCCGATGGTATCTGGCCTTGCTGCCCTCATTAAATATGAATATCCGGATGAAGACATCGTCCGATGGCGGTCCCGACTGTTTCTCGGATCCTTGGATATTGGGAACAGAGGGTTTGACAAAGAAACGGGACATGGTTTCATTCAAATGACAACTCCGTTTGAATCCATTACTCCAAACAAATTGGAATGGTTAACATTATATAACCAACAGATGGGGCAAAAAGGAAACTATTTACTTACTGTTTCACCATCACTAATGGGCGAGTCGTTACATATTGCGTTAAACGGAGAACCGTACATCGACTTCAAAATCGATAACACCATGCTTTCCATTCCTATCTCATTTGAAGGCACGAACCCAATTTTTCGAGTATTATCGGTAGTTGTTGAGGACCAAACTTTGATTCATACTAATCAAACGTTTGTTCAAAATCTATCCCCTTCAACAGAGACGTTTTCCGACGTCCCATCGAGCTTTTGGGCCTATCAAGAAATAAAAGGAGCCTATACACACGGATTCATCAACGGGTACAATGACGGAACGTTTCGACCGAATGCGTCCATTAAAAGGCGCCACGCAGCGATGATGATGAGCCGCCTCTTACAGTGGGATGGAACGGTGCCGTACGAAAGTCCGTTTGTCGACTTATCGGTAGCGCTTGATGAAGCAACGCTTTCGATTTTACACGCCTCCCAACGAAATGTATTAAAAGGGTATTCAAACGGATATTTTCACCCCGATCGTTCATTATTACGAAGTCAAATGGCGTTAATTTTAGCTAGGGCATTAAACCTTGCTGACACGTTGATTGACGTAAATCAACCTTATCCGTTCCAAGATATAAAAGAATCAGACGAATTTTACATCGCTGTACAAAACTTAGCCGCTCGTGGAATTATTACGAAACAAGATTACTTCCGTCCATATGAACCGATGACAAGAGCGCAATTTGCGGCGATGGTTGAACGTACATATCAATATTTAAATAAAAAATAG
- a CDS encoding S-layer homology domain-containing protein yields the protein MKFRTMFIFLLACMGCLVGGMSIQARVVTPGVEYTKESFQMSQKPQVGNLLEIDLSNPHIQVELGIPQPLTSLTPTSRFAKNNTYDEHHVVGAINGSFYHLQSRLPAYLVLKNNRVSTFGVISTGNDEYMSVPSAFGILQDGTAKIGTFQYDISFEVGGKKGTVTSINKQRMNKEIILYTPSYSYSSTRTNSYGMEIVVKQATPQLDEGVHLGQPIRGVVAEVYPYGTGNAPIPQDGFVISIHSGELAAQYSHIEPGEEIELMINVSGEWKNAQFMLASGPLLVQEGKVKMTIDETSSRARQRNPRTAVAVDQSGQRVFFVTVDGRQQGYSEGLTLKEFAQYLVEKGAYYALNLDGGGSTTMAVRQYGDKYTSVVNSPSDGSERAVSTILQVVSTSPFGQPTYFEFRLQGHSTLLVGSSVDVAEQFVLDEFYHPLTINKQLIRYEVEGNIGRMEGNTFVAERSGTGFIVGYYEGAVKKIPVKVIDAPARVEVTPSNITATAGESVSFTIQAFDADGKLLDLRNQQVLWSLSQPIGTISNNGLFIAGTTNGTAEVIANIRGTVGKSTINVRTKPLILDSFEKGDWNVETVRSVATISFTGYDQPLFHGSKTLKLQYNFQKGEEGTKAAYVVRTSPLAIPGNPSYLGVWVYGDQGKHWLRGTIIDQSGKEYTVSFTKEGGLDWTGWRYIKAQIPSEVTYPIQLKQLYVVETNKDRYNTGTLYFDQLQAEYGTSHEEPLFHDIPNDFWAKNEIQYLLEHHLIQGFSNGYFKPNNKLTRAHAAVLLARALNLPKEGITLSYQDVPASHLYYAEIAAVTKAGIMNGKQNGRIFDPDGTLTRAQMAAILVRAFSLKGDTKQPFKDVPSSYWAYKEIHALYANHITVPYEGHLFRPNHPVTRAQFSTFLYRVLQK from the coding sequence ATGAAATTCCGAACGATGTTTATCTTTTTACTCGCTTGTATGGGTTGTCTTGTAGGTGGTATGTCCATACAAGCTAGAGTTGTTACGCCAGGGGTCGAATATACAAAAGAATCGTTTCAGATGAGTCAAAAACCGCAAGTAGGAAACTTATTAGAGATCGATCTGTCGAATCCACACATTCAAGTCGAATTAGGAATTCCTCAACCGTTGACGTCCCTTACACCAACATCTCGCTTTGCGAAAAACAATACATACGATGAGCATCACGTTGTTGGAGCGATTAATGGTTCTTTTTATCATTTACAATCGCGTTTGCCCGCATATTTAGTTTTGAAGAATAATAGAGTTTCAACGTTTGGAGTCATTTCAACCGGCAACGATGAGTATATGAGCGTTCCATCTGCTTTTGGAATTTTACAAGACGGAACTGCGAAAATCGGAACGTTTCAATACGATATTTCATTTGAAGTTGGTGGAAAAAAAGGTACGGTAACCTCGATTAATAAACAACGAATGAATAAAGAAATTATTTTATATACACCATCGTATAGCTATTCGAGCACGCGGACAAATTCTTATGGGATGGAGATAGTGGTTAAGCAAGCTACACCTCAATTGGATGAAGGAGTCCATCTTGGCCAACCGATACGTGGAGTAGTTGCCGAAGTATATCCGTACGGAACTGGAAATGCCCCGATTCCACAAGATGGGTTTGTTATATCCATTCATAGTGGGGAGTTAGCTGCCCAATATAGTCATATCGAGCCAGGTGAAGAAATTGAGCTTATGATTAATGTCTCTGGTGAGTGGAAAAATGCCCAGTTTATGCTGGCAAGCGGTCCGTTATTAGTGCAAGAAGGAAAGGTGAAAATGACGATTGATGAGACAAGCAGTCGGGCGCGTCAACGGAATCCGCGAACGGCTGTTGCAGTGGATCAAAGTGGTCAGCGTGTATTTTTTGTGACAGTTGATGGACGGCAACAGGGGTATAGTGAAGGGCTAACGTTAAAAGAATTCGCTCAATATTTAGTAGAAAAAGGGGCGTATTATGCACTTAACCTAGACGGCGGTGGGTCGACGACAATGGCCGTACGTCAATATGGGGACAAATATACTTCCGTTGTAAACAGTCCTTCGGATGGAAGCGAGCGTGCGGTATCAACGATTTTACAAGTAGTGAGTACGTCTCCTTTTGGCCAGCCAACCTATTTTGAGTTTCGTCTTCAAGGTCATTCGACATTGCTCGTTGGTTCCAGCGTGGATGTAGCAGAACAATTCGTGTTAGACGAATTTTATCATCCATTGACAATAAACAAACAACTCATTCGCTATGAAGTAGAAGGAAATATTGGACGTATGGAAGGAAATACGTTTGTAGCTGAGCGGTCTGGAACAGGATTTATCGTCGGCTATTATGAAGGAGCGGTTAAAAAGATACCGGTTAAAGTCATCGATGCTCCAGCACGAGTAGAAGTGACTCCTAGTAATATCACAGCTACGGCAGGGGAGTCGGTTTCATTCACAATTCAAGCATTTGATGCCGATGGAAAACTATTAGACCTCCGAAATCAACAAGTTTTATGGTCATTAAGTCAACCAATAGGAACGATTTCTAACAATGGTCTGTTTATTGCAGGAACAACTAACGGTACTGCTGAAGTCATCGCTAATATTCGAGGTACGGTCGGAAAATCAACAATCAACGTACGAACAAAACCGCTTATTCTCGACTCGTTTGAAAAAGGGGATTGGAACGTGGAAACTGTACGGTCCGTGGCGACGATTTCGTTTACCGGTTACGACCAGCCATTGTTCCATGGATCGAAAACATTAAAGCTCCAATATAACTTCCAAAAAGGAGAAGAAGGTACGAAAGCAGCCTATGTCGTTCGGACATCTCCTCTCGCGATTCCTGGAAATCCTTCTTATCTGGGCGTTTGGGTATATGGTGATCAGGGCAAGCATTGGTTAAGAGGAACAATCATTGATCAAAGCGGCAAAGAGTATACGGTGAGTTTTACCAAAGAAGGGGGACTAGATTGGACGGGCTGGAGGTACATTAAAGCACAAATACCTTCAGAAGTTACCTACCCTATTCAATTAAAACAACTGTATGTGGTCGAAACGAACAAAGATCGATACAACACAGGGACCTTGTACTTCGATCAGTTGCAAGCGGAATATGGCACGTCACACGAAGAACCTTTGTTTCATGACATTCCAAACGATTTTTGGGCGAAAAATGAAATTCAATATTTATTAGAACACCACCTCATTCAAGGGTTTTCAAATGGGTATTTTAAACCAAACAACAAATTAACTCGCGCCCATGCGGCAGTCTTGTTAGCGAGAGCACTGAACTTACCAAAGGAGGGAATCACTCTTTCCTATCAAGATGTACCGGCAAGTCATCTATATTATGCGGAAATTGCTGCAGTTACGAAGGCTGGCATTATGAATGGAAAGCAAAATGGTAGGATATTTGATCCGGACGGAACGTTAACACGGGCACAAATGGCCGCTATTTTAGTTCGTGCGTTTTCACTGAAAGGAGATACCAAACAACCGTTCAAGGATGTCCCATCTTCTTACTGGGCGTACAAAGAAATTCATGCATTATACGCCAATCATATTACCGTCCCTTATGAAGGCCATCTATTTAGACCAAATCATCCAGTGACTCGAGCGCAGTTCAGTACGTTTTTATATCGAGTGTTACAAAAATAA
- a CDS encoding glycosyltransferase family 2 protein has product MYLSNGIDQARTLIIVPAYNEEESIGHTLRKLLSIKKNLPSIDICVINDGSKDQTAQVVRQFEDVVLIDLPYNLGIGGAVQTGYKYAYKMGYDVAVQFDADGQHNEADLIAVIQPIVNGETDMCIGSRFVQKTDYKGSIFRRIGIYYFELLLFLLTGKKYTDATSGYRAINKKVIELFAREYPKDYPEPEVILFLHRKNFRIKEISVHMKQRQGGSSSITPFRSIYYMLKVTLSILMQKLIKE; this is encoded by the coding sequence ATGTACTTGTCGAACGGTATCGACCAAGCACGAACGCTAATTATTGTCCCGGCTTATAACGAAGAAGAATCGATAGGACATACGTTACGAAAATTATTATCCATTAAAAAAAATCTACCTTCCATTGATATTTGTGTGATTAATGACGGCTCAAAAGACCAAACAGCGCAAGTCGTTCGTCAATTTGAAGACGTTGTCTTGATTGACTTACCATATAACTTAGGCATTGGAGGAGCCGTACAAACCGGCTACAAGTATGCTTATAAAATGGGGTATGATGTGGCGGTGCAATTTGATGCTGATGGACAACATAACGAGGCGGATCTCATCGCTGTCATCCAACCGATTGTAAATGGCGAAACCGATATGTGTATCGGTTCGCGTTTTGTCCAAAAAACGGATTATAAAGGTAGTATTTTTCGCCGTATCGGAATTTATTATTTTGAATTACTCTTATTCTTGTTAACAGGGAAGAAGTATACCGATGCAACGTCAGGGTATCGCGCTATTAATAAAAAAGTGATTGAGCTTTTTGCGCGTGAATATCCAAAAGATTACCCTGAACCAGAAGTCATTTTGTTTTTGCATCGGAAAAATTTTCGAATCAAAGAAATTTCGGTTCATATGAAGCAACGACAAGGCGGCTCTTCTTCCATCACTCCTTTCCGCTCGATTTATTACATGTTAAAAGTAACCTTATCTATTTTGATGCAAAAATTAATTAAGGAGTAA
- a CDS encoding EamA family transporter — MIYLMLLLNICMLVTGQVLWKLAVSNIVEWNSSTIFSLLVSPYFLGGAFLYALATGVWLYVLSKLPLSVAYPSQSLSYVFAAFIALLLFKETIGTSQWIGMVLIIVGVYFIAK, encoded by the coding sequence ATGATTTATTTGATGTTATTATTGAACATTTGTATGTTAGTCACTGGACAAGTATTATGGAAATTAGCAGTCTCCAACATCGTCGAATGGAATAGTTCGACGATTTTCTCTTTACTGGTTTCTCCTTACTTTTTAGGAGGAGCCTTTCTCTATGCACTGGCAACGGGAGTTTGGTTATATGTGTTGTCTAAGCTTCCGTTAAGTGTCGCTTATCCTTCGCAAAGCTTAAGCTATGTATTTGCAGCCTTTATTGCTCTCTTACTATTTAAAGAAACCATTGGTACGTCCCAATGGATTGGCATGGTACTCATTATTGTTGGGGTTTATTTTATTGCGAAATGA
- a CDS encoding DUF2304 domain-containing protein — protein sequence MSITLVSFGIVLILLLTVIEAVRRGALETKYSLLWIFMCVSMAILSLSEGFINQLGEWMGVFYPPSLLFLFGLLFAFLLIFDLTRRVSKLNKELTHLAQEYAILKKQLEEKERQSS from the coding sequence ATGAGCATTACGTTAGTTTCTTTTGGGATTGTCTTAATATTGTTATTGACAGTCATTGAAGCGGTTCGACGCGGGGCGTTAGAAACGAAATACTCGCTCCTATGGATTTTTATGTGCGTTTCGATGGCAATCTTAAGTTTAAGTGAAGGGTTCATTAATCAACTCGGCGAATGGATGGGTGTTTTTTATCCCCCATCCCTTTTATTCCTCTTCGGTTTACTATTTGCATTCTTACTCATTTTTGATTTAACCCGCCGAGTATCGAAGCTAAATAAAGAATTAACCCATTTAGCACAAGAGTATGCCATTTTGAAAAAACAATTAGAAGAAAAGGAACGGCAATCGTCATGA